Within Nocardioides rotundus, the genomic segment AGGCCAAGTCCCGCGGCGTCTACGAGGCGCCGGGCATGGCGCTGCTGTGGATCGCCTACGAGCGGCTGGTCAACGCCGTCCACAACGAGGACACCATCGAGCAGTACCACGCCCACGGGCGGCGGCTCGGTCGGCTGCTCTACGAGGGTCGCTGGCTGGACCCGCAGGCCTTCATGCTGCGCGAGTCGGTGCAGCGGTGGATCGCCTCGCTGGTCTCCGGCGAGGTGACCCTGCGGCTGCGGCGCGGCGAGGACTACTCGATCCTGGCCACCAGCGGGGAGAACTTCTCCTATCACCCCGACAAGCTCTCCATGGAGCGCACCGAGGACGCCGCCTTCGGTCCGACCGACCGGATCGGCCAGCTGACGATGCGCAACCTGGACATCGCCGACTCCCGCGACAAGCTGGAGCAGTACGCCTCCCAGCCGCTGGACGAGGGGCAGCTGCTGGTCGAGCACGGCCACCTGCTGGGGGCGCTCGAGGTCGGCGGCGCGGACCGGATCTCCGCCTACTCCCCCGAGGGCGCGGAGCTGGACGAGGAGGCGCTGGAGAGTGCCGCGATGGAGTTCGGCACCGACTGACCCGGCTCGCCGTACCCCTGCTGGGGGGCCGCGGCTGGTAGGAACGTCTCGTGCGACGGGCGACGGCTGGATTCTCGGGGCTCCTGCTCATGGCCGGGCTGACCGGCTGCACCAGCGGGGTGCCGGAGCCGGACGACGCGGCGGACCGGTTCGCCCGGGCGCTGGCCGCGGGCGAGCTGGCAGGGCTGCGCGGGCAGCCGGACGCCCAGGGGGAGTACGACGACCTCCTGGACTCCGCGCTCACCGACCTGCCGCGCACCGTCGAGGTCGTCGACGCGGCCGTGGTCGAGCCCGCGCAGGACGGCGCCGAGCCGCGGGAGGCCACCGCCACGCTGGAGTGGACCTGGAACCTCGAGGAGTACGGCGGCGCCCGGTGGCGCTACCGCACCGAGACCACGCTGACCCGCAGCGGGGAGCGCTGGACGCCGCGGTTCGAGCCCGGCGTCGTGCACCCCGACCTGCAGCCGGGCAACGTGCTCGATCTCGCCCCCGTCGCCCCGAACCGGGGTGACATCGTGGGTGCCGGCGGCACGCCCCTGGTCACCGAGCGGCCGGTCACCCGCTTCGGGATCGCCAAGGACCAGGTGCCGGCCGGCCGCGCCGTCGCCTCCGCGCGCGAGCTGGCCGGGCTGCTGGACATCGACCCCGGCGACTTCGCCCAGCGGGTCCGGGCCGCCGGGCCCGATGCGTTCGTCGAGGGGCTCGTGTTGCGGCGCGACGACATCCCGGCCCGGGTGGAGCAGGGACTCTCCGGGATCCGCGGCGGGCTCGCGGTGGCGGACACGCTCCCGCTCGGGCCGACGCCGGACTTCGCCGAGCCGATCCTCGGCACCGTCGGCGAGGTCACCGCGGAGATGATCGAGGAGGACGACTCGCTGCAGCCCGGCGAGGAGCGGGGCATCTCGGGACTCCAGGCGAGGTACGACGACCGGCTCGCCGGGGAGCCCGGCGTCCGCGTCGCGGTGCTCGGCGCCGACGGGGAGAGCAGCACCGTTCACGACGAGCCCGCCACCGACGGCGAGGACCTGGCCGTCAGCCTCGACCAGCGACTGCAGCGGCGCGCCGAGGCGCTGCTGGCCGACGTGGGTCCGGCGTCCGCGCTGGTCGCCGTACGCCCCTCCGACGGGGCGGTCCTGGCCGCGGCCAACGGGCCCGGCAACGACGGCGTCAACATCGCGACCTACGGCCAGGCGGCGCCGGGCTCGACCTTCAAGGTCGTCTCCGCGCTCGCACTGCTGCGGGACGGCGCCACGCCCGCCACCCCGATGGAGTGCCCGACCACCACGGTCGTGGACGGCAAGGCGTTCGAGAACTACGACGACTACCCGCCGGGCGCGCTCGGCGGGATCACCCTCAGCGGCGCGCTGGCGAACTCCTGCAACACCGCGTTCGTCGACGCGGCGGCCGGGCTGGGCGAGGGGGCGCTGGCCGATGCGGCGGCCTCCCTCGGCCTGGGGGTGGACCACGACCTCGGGTTCCCGGCCTACTTCGGCCAGGTGCCGCCGCCGGAGTCGGAGACCGAGGCGGCGGCCGACATGATCGGCCAGGGCGGGATCCTCGCCTCGCCGATGGTCATGGCCGCGGTCGTCGCCTCGGTCCAGGAGCGGTCCACGGTCGTGCCCTGGCTGGTCGACGACGTCCGCTCCGAGCCGACGGCCGGCGTCGCCCCGCTGCGAGAGCGCGAGGCCGGGCAGCTGCGCGGGATGATGCGCGAGGTGGTGCGGGGCGGCAGCGGCAGCGCGCTCGCCGACCTGCCCGGGCCGCCGGTCATCGCCAAGACCGGGACGGCGGAGTTCGACCGCGACGGCCGACGGCTGCTGCACGCCTGGATGGTGGCGGCCCAGGGCGACCTGGCGGTGGCCGTCTACGTCGACGAGGGCGAGTCGGGGTCGCGGACCGCCGGCCCGATCCTCGAGGAGTTCCTGCGCAGCGCCCGCTGAGCAGAGCGGGGGACGCCGGGCTCCTCGCTGCATGGGGTCAACCGAGGAACCCGGCGTGGGTCGCACGGCCTCGGTGGGGCGAGGGCCGTGACAGACCAAGTCTAGGTCGCGCCGGCCGTTCCCGTCCCCGGTTCCTTGGTATCGGGAGGGAGGGTCCAGACCAGGAGCAGGGAGGATGCCGTCGCGTGCAGCGGGCCGCAGCCACCGCTCGCCCGCAGCGCGTCCCCGTCGGCCAGGGCGGCCGACCCGTCGGGGAGGGTCAGCCCGCCGCCCGCGACCAGCAGGTGGTGACGGTAGCCGTCGGGGAGCTCGAGCGCGGCCCCCTCCGGCAGGGTGCCGGCCCGCAGCTCGGCGCCCCGCACGCCGACGGGGAGGCCGCCCTGCCCGACGACCCGGACCAGCCCCTCGCCCAGCTCGGGGGCGCGCACGTGCGCCCGTGAGGGAGCCCCGCCCGGGGAGTCGGGCCGCAGCCAGGTCTGGACGAACCGGGTCGGGCCGTCGCCGGCCAGCTCGGCGTGCCGGATCCCGTCCCCCGCGGACTGGGCGAGCACGCTGCCGGGTCCCAGGATCGCCGTACCGTCGGCGTCGGTGTGGTGGAGCGCACCCTGGACCACCCAGGTGACGATCTCGATGTCGCTGTGGCCGTGGTCGGGATATCCGGCGTGCGGTGCGAGGCGGTCGTCGTTGAGGGCGATCAGCCGACCGAAGCCGAGGTTGGCGGGGTGGTAGTGGCGGCCGAAGGAGAAGGAGTGCCGGGTGTCCCGGCCGTCCTCGCGGGTGCGGAATCGTTCCGATCCGGGGTACACGACGAGGCTCATCGACATATCGTCCCCCTGTGACTGCTCTTTTCCGCTGCCCGGGGGTTCCCCCAGCTGCCTCCGGGGTTCCTCTTCGGGACGGCCACGGCGGCCTATCCCGTGGAGGGTGCGTGGGACGCCGACGGCAAGGGGCGCTCGATCTGGGACACCTTCACCCACGCCGGTGGCGGGGTGGTCGACGACGCGACCGGCGACGTGGCGAGCGACCACTACCGGCGGTGGCCCGAGGACGTGGAGATGCTGGCCGACCTCGGCACGAACAGTCACCGCTTCTCGGTCTCCTGGCCGCGGGTCCAGCCCGCCGGTCGTGGCCCGGCCAACGCCGCGGGGCTGGACCACTACGACCGGCTGGTCGACGGCCTGCTCGCCGCGGGGCAGCACCTGATGGCCACGCTCTACCACTGGGACCTCCCGCAGGCGCTGGAGGACGACGGGGGCTGGCTGAACCGCGAGACCGCGGCCCGGTTCGGGGAGTACGCCGCCCTGGTCGGCGAGCGGCTCGGCGACCGGGTCACCCACTGGATCCCCGTCCAGGAGCCCGGCATCGCCACGATGCTCGGCTACGGCATCGGCCGGCACGCCCCGGGCAAGCGGCTGTCGCTGAACGCCTTCCCTGCCGCCCACCACCTGCTGATGGCGCACGGCGCCGGTGCCGTGGCGCTGCGGAGCTCGGGGGCGCGGGGGGCGGTGGGCTGCGCGAACAGCCACGCACCGATGTGGCCGGCCTCCGACGACGACGCGGACGTCGGCGCGTCCAAGCTGCTGGACGCGATCTGGAACGCGACCTATACCGAGGCGATGCTGCTGGGGCGCTATCCCGAGGACCTGCAGCCGCTGATGGAGCTCGTCGTCCGGCCCGGGGACATGCCGCTGATCCGGCAGCCGTTGGACTTCTACGGCATCAACTACGCGACCCCGGTGCGGGTGGGTGCTCCGTCCGGGGACGCGGACCTGCCCTTCGAGCTGCTCCCCGTCCTGGGGCGGCCGACGACCGACGGGGGCTGGCCGGTCGTGCCGGAGGCGCTGCAGGAGCTGCTGCTGCTGATGCGCGCCCGCTACCGCGCCGCCCTCCCGCCGCTGGTGGTCACCCAGGTCGGCTGCGCCTACGGCACCGGGCCGGACGAGGCGGGCGTGGTCGACGACCAGGCCCGGATCGACTTCCACCGCGACCACCTGCAGGCGGTCGCGACCGTGGTGCGCCAGGGCGTGGACGTGCGCGGCTACTTCGCCTGGAGCCTGCTCGACGGCTTCGAGTGGGGCGACGGCTTCAGCCAGCGTTTCGGCCTGGTGTACGTCGACCACGCCACCCTGGCCCGCACGCCGAAGCGCTCCTTCGACTGGTTCCGCGACCTGATCGCCGCGCAGCCCCGCAACGACTGAGCCGCGACGTCAGTCGGCGCCGAAGAGGTCGCGCGTCCACACCTTGTCCGCGACCGGCGCGAGCTCGGGGACCATCCGGTTGGCCAGGATCACCTCGGCGCGCTCACTGAAGTCGCCGAGGTCCCGGCACACGGTCGCGCCGAGGAACTCCTTGCCGGCCAGGCCGGGCTCGTAGACGAGCAGGTCCACGCCGGCGTCGGAGAGCCGCTCCATGACCCCGATCACCGCCGAGGAGCGGAAGTTGTCCGACCCCGCCTTCATGGTCAGCCGGTGCACACCGACGACCCGGGGCCGGCGGGAGAGCACGTCCGCGGCGACCACGTCCATCCGCGTGGTGTTGGCCTCCACGACCGCTCGGATCAGATTCTGCGGGACCCCGGCGTAGTTCGCGAGCAGCTGCCGGGTGTCCTTGGGCAGGCAGTAGCCGCCGTACCCGAACGACGGGTTGTTGTAGTGCCCGCCGATCCGCGCGTCCAGGCCGACGCCGTCGATCACCTCGCGGCTGTCCAGGCCGTGCAGCAGGGCGTAGGAGTCGAGCTCGTTGAAGAACGCCACCCGCATCGCGAGGTAGGTGTTGGCGAACAGCTTGATCGCCTCGGCCTCGGTGGAGCCGGTGACGAGCACGGGGACGGTGTCGGTGTCGGCGCCCTTGACCAGCAGCTGCGCGAACCATCGCGCCCGGTCGGAGTCCTCGCCGACCACGATCCGCGAGGGGTGCAGGTTGTCGTGCAGCGCCCGGCCCTCGCGGAGGAACTCGGGGGAGAAGAACACGTCGTCGGCGTCCAGGGAGTCGACGTACCCCACCGGGACGGTGGACTTGATGACCATGGTCGCCTCCGGCGCCAGGCGGCGTACGTCGGCCATCACCGCCTCCACCGAGCGGGTGTCGAAGCTGTCGGTCGCGGTGTCGTAGTCGGTCGGGGTCGCGATGACCACGAACTCGGCGTCGGCGTAGGCGGACTCGGGGTCGGTGGTGAAGGTGAGGTCGAGGTCCTCCTCGGCGAGGAACCGGGCCAGGTCCGCGTCCTGGATCGGAGTGCCTCCCGAGCGCAGCTCGGCGACCCGTTCGGCGTCGACGTCGAGCCCGACCACGGTGCAGCTGCGCGCCAGGACGGCGGCGACGGAGAGCCCGACGTACCCCAGGCCGGCCACGGCGATGCGGGTGCTCATGGCATCGACGGTCCGCGCGCCGGATGTCGGGCAGGTGAACGCCGTGCGGGGGTTCGGGTGTCGGGTCGGTGGCGCTCAGGCGAGCGCGGCGGCCATCCGGCGGACGATCTCGGTGAGCCGCTCGGGAGAGGTGGCGATGTTGAGCCGGACATGACCGGGCAGGTCCGGCTGGAACAGCCGGCCGTCCTGCACCCACACCCGCGCGTGCTGCAGCGCCACGCCTGCCGGGTCGTCGTGGTAGGCGCGCAGGTCCAGCCAGGCGAGGTACGTCGCCTCCAGCGGCCGCATCCGCGCCGCGGGCAGGTGCTCGGCCAGCAGGCGCGCGAGCAGGTCCCGCTGGGCGGAGAGCCGGGCGCGGAGCGCGGTCAGCCAGGCGTCACCGTCGCGGAACGCCGCGGTCGCTGCGATCACCCCGAGCGGGGACCAGGAGTCGTTGCGGGCCATCGGCGCCGCCAGCAGCCGCCGCATGGTCGCCTCGTCCCCCGTGACGATCTGGGCGCAGCGCAGCCCCGGGGTGTTGAACGCCTTGGAGGCGGCGGTGACCGCGACGGCGTGGTCGGCGGTGCCCTCGATGCTGAGGTAGGAGACGTGCTCGTGACCGTCGAGCACGAGCGGCGCGTGGATCTCGTCGCTGACCACCCGTGCCCCGTGGCGCACGACCACGTCCCGGATCCCCTCGAGCTCGGCCCGGGTGAACACCCGGCCCCACGGGTTGTGCGGCTGGGTGAGCAGCAGCGTCTCGGCGCCCGCGGCCAGCAGCGCGTCCAGCCGGCCCAGGTCGATCTCGGCGCGCTCGGCGTCCGGGTCGAGCACCAGGTCGGCCCGCTCCCGACCGGTCACCTGGGCGATGTCGTGCTGCGGCGGGTAGCCGGGCAGCGGGAACACGACGGCGCCGGGACCGCTCAGCACGTCCAGCACGAACCGGACGCCCGCGGTCACGTCGACCACCGGGAGGACGTGCTCGGGCGCCACGAGGTGGCCGAACTGCCGCTCGGCGAACCCGGCGTACGCCTCCTGGAGCGCGCGGCCCGCGGTGCCGCCGTACCCCTCGGTCGGGAACGGCGGGTAGCCGGTCACCTGGTCCTCCACCGCCTGTCGCAGCGCGTCGTGCACGGGCGGCGCGAGGGCGTAGTCCATCTCGGCGACCCAGGCCGGGAGCACATCCGGCTCCGCGGCGCCCCACTTCAGCAGCGCCCGACGGGCCTCGTCGTCGGTGAGGTCGCGGATCTCGGCCATGGCGGCACGCTACCCGGGACGCACTGACATGATGCGCGGCATGACGGAGATCGAGCTGGGACAGGGGACCGGCCCGCTGCGCGGGGTGAAGGTCGTGGAGATCGCCGGGATCGGGCCGGGCCCGCACGCCTGCATGCTGCTCGCCGACCTGGGCGCCGACGTGATCCGGGTGGACCGGCCCGGCGGCAGCCCGCTGACCGTCGGCGGCGCGCAGGACGTGCTCACCCGCGGCCGCCCCAGCGTCGCGCTGGACCTCAAGCGACCGGAGTCGGTCGCCGCCGTGCTCGACCTGGTCGAGCAGGCCGACGTGCTCGTCGAGGGGATGCGGCCGGGGACCCTGGAGCGGCTCGGGCTGGGCCCCGACGCCTGCTGGGAGCGCAACCCGCGGCTGGTCTACGGCCGGATGACCGGGTGGGGCCAGGAGGGCCCATGGGCGAACGCCGCCGGCCACGACATGAACTACATCGCCATCACCGGCGCGCTGCACGGGTGCGGTCAGGACCCGGCGCGGCCGCACTTCCCGCTCAACCTGCTCGGCGACTTCGGCGGCGGGTCGACGTACCTCGTCATCGGCATCCTGGCCGCCCTGCTCGAGACGAAGGTGAGCGGTCGGGGGCAGGTGGTCGACGCCGCGATCGTCGACGGTACGGCGCACCTGAACGCCATGGGCGCCTCGATGTTCGGCATCGGCCTGCAGAGCGAGCGCCGCGCGTCGGGGATGCTCGACGGCGGGCTGCCCTACTACGACGTCTACGAGACCGCCGACGGCAAGCACATGTCGGTGGGCGCGCTGGAGCCGCAGTTCTACGACCAGCTGATCTCACTGCTCGGCCTGGAGGGCAAGGCTCCCGACCGCAACGACCTGGGCAACCTCGGGCAGCTGCGCGAGCTGCTCACCGCGCGCTTCAAGGAGCGCACCCAGGCCGAGTGGGCCGAGGTCTTCGACGGCACCGACGCCTGCGTGGCGCCGATCATCCCGCTGCCCGAGGCGGTCGACCACCCGCACATCGCGGGCCGCGGCACCCTGGTCGAGCGCGACGGGCTGACCCAGCCGGCACCGGCGCCGCGCTTCTCCCGCACGGCCGCGGACCTCGGCCTGCCCCCGCGCGAGCCCGGCACCGACACCCGCGCGGCCCTGGCCGCCTGGGGCGTGGACCCCGAGCCGCTGCTGGACTCCGGCGCCGCCGCCCAGGCCTGAGGCGTCAGGACCCCCAGGTCGGGCGCAGCGGATAGGCGACCTCGCCGGACGGCTCGGTCCCGACCAGCAGCACCTGGTGCAGCTCGACGTCGTCGCGGTCGAAGCCGACCCGCGAGCCCGCGAGGTAGAGCCCCCACGGGCGCGCCTGCTCCTCGCCGACCTCGGCGACACATGCCTCCCAGCTCGCCTGCAGGTTCGCCGACCAGTGCGCCAGCGTCCGGGCGTAGTGCGGGCGCAGGTTCTCCGCGTGCAGGAGCTCCCAGCCGGCGTCCTGCGCGCGGGAGATGATCGTCCCCGCCCCGGTCAGCTCGCCGTCGGGGAAGATGTAGCGGTCGATGAACGCCCCCGTCCTCACGGCCGCGTTGGTGGGCCGGGTGATGGAGTGGTTGAGCAGCCGGCCGCCGGGTCGCACCTTGCTCCGAAGGAAGGAGAAGTACGACGGGTAGCGCGCGATGCCGATGTGCTCGGTCAGCCCGATCGAGCTGACCGCGTCGAAGTCCTGCTCGAGCACGTCGCGGTAGTCCGCGTGCCGGATCTCCACCAGGTCGCCCAGCCCCGCCTCGTCCACGGCGCGCTTGCCCCACTCGGCCTGCTGCCGCGACAGGGTCACGCCGAGCGCGCGGACGCCGTACTCCCTCGCGGCGTGCAGGACCATCCCGCCCCAGCCGCTGCCGACGTCGAGCAGCCGCTGCCCGGCTCGCAGGTCGAGCTTGCGCGCGACCAGGTCGAACTTCTCCGCCTGGGCCTCCTCCAACGTGGCGGTCTCCGTCGGGAAGACCGCGCAGGTGTAGGCCATCGACGGCCCCAGCACGTGCTCGTAGAACCGGTTGGAGACGTCGTAGTGGTGCGAGATCGCGGTGGCGTCGCGCCGCAGGGAGTGCGCGACCCCGTCGAGGGTACGGCGCCACCGGGGCCGCCGCTCGATGGCCGGCGGCGCGACCGGGCGGAGCCGGTGCAGCCGCAGGTCGCGGGCGATCGCCCACGCCTCGGTGGGGCTCGGGCGGCGCATCGTGACCCGCGACTGCAGGAGCGTGAGCAGGTCGTAGGGGTCGCCCGGGTGCACGCCGTGCGCCACCAGCTCGCCGCTGACGTAGGCCCGCGCCATCCCGAGGTCGCCGGGCGCGGTGAGCAGGTAGGTCAGCCCCTTCGGCGAGCGCAGCTCCAGGGTGATCGGGCTGTCGGCCGGGCCGGCGGAGCTGCCGTCGTAGGCGGTGAACCGCACCGGCAGGTCGTGCTCGAGGAGCGACTCCAGCGCCCCCGCCACCGTCGTCGTCATCGTCCTCGCACCACCTTGTCGTAGAGGGCGGTCAGTCTGCCGCCCGGGTCGTAGCGCTCCCGGACCGCCGCGAGGTTGGGTCCGTCGTAGAGCGCGTCGAAGGTCTCCACGTCATAGAAAGCCTCGGAGTACAGCGACTTATGCCCGCCGAGCTCGTCGACCTTCGCCTCGATCGCCCGGTTGACCGGTGCATCCGGCGCCTCCGGGCCGACCGGGACGGTGCCCCAGAAGCCGGCGTTGACGTAGGTCGTCCCGGCCGCGAGGGGGTACGACGCCCACGGGCGCTCGCCGTGGGTGGTGTCGCGCAGCCGCAGCGGGCACAGCCACACCGGCCGCATCCCGACCTCGGCGTCGAACCAGGCGAGGAAGTCGCCCAGTCGGTCCGCGGGCACCTCGACGTCCTGGATCACCCGCTCCCGCCGGGGCCGCCCGGCCCGGGCGTCGAGCCGGTCGACGACTCCGTAGCGGCGGTCCAGCCCGACCAGCCGGTGGTAGACGTCCGAGCGCCGCCACCGGGCCGGCCAGAGCCGTCGGACGGTCGGGTTCTGCGCGCCGAACGCGGCCGAGCACCAGAACCAGTCGGTGTCCCAGCGCCACAGGTAGTCGCGGATCGTGAGCCGGTCGGAGGTGCGCTCCTGGACCGATCGGTAGTAGACCTGCTGGCCGGTGTAGTCCGAGACCCGCCCGGGCTCGTCGGTCCAGCGGGCCAGGGTCAGCCGCAGGTCGCCGGGGGCGAAGGCGACCCCGTCGACGGCGTCCACGCGGAGGCCGTCGTACTCCCCGGTCGCGGCGACCTCCTCCACCGCGCGCGTCAGGTCGTCGGCGTCAGCGCAGGCGACGTGGCGAAGTGCGACGTACGGCGGCACCGGCTCGAGCTCGATCCGCAGCCGCAGCGCGTAGCCCAGGGAGCCGTAGGAGTTGGGGAACGCGCGGAACAGGTCGGCGTGCTCGCCGTCCGGCGTGCAGGTGACGATCTCGCCGGAGCCGGTGAGGACGTCCATCTCCAGCACCGACTCGTGCGGCAGTCCGTTGCGGAGGCTGGTGGACTCGATGCCGAGCCCGGCGACCGCGCCGCCGAGGGTGATCGACTTCAGCTGGGGGACCACGGGCGGGATCAGGCCGTGGGCCAGGGTCGCGTCGACCAGGGTCTCGTAGGTGCACATGCCCTGCACGTCGGCGGTCCGCGCCACCGGGTCGATCGCGAGCACCCCGCTCAGGCCGCTGGTGTCCAGGGTGGTCGTCGCAGCCGCGCGCGGGCGGAACAGGTTCGACGTGCGCTTGCCCAGCCGCACCGGCGCGTCGGCGGGCAGCCGGCGGAACGCCGCGGCGAGCTCGGCGGCCGCGGGGTCCGGGGCGACGGAGGGCAGGCTCATCGGTTCCGACGATAGCCCTGTCCGCGACCGGGTCGCGCGCGCCTTTCTCGCCTCGTCCTACGCTCCTCCCCGTGAAGCCGTTCCTGTTCCTCGGGACCCGCGCGGAGGACGACGCCGCCGACGGGGAGTACGACGCCGTCCTGCGCTTCTCCGGCCTCGCCGAGGGCGACCTGCGGCGGATCCGTCTGGAGCGGGATGCGCTGCACGACGTGGAGCTCGACGGGCTCTCCGGCATCATCCTGGGCGGCGGGCCGTTCAACATCTCCGATGCCGAGGCGTCCAAGTCGCCGGTCCAGCTGCGGGTCGAGGCCGACCTGCGGGCGCTGGCCGAGCGGGTGCTGGACTCCGACTTCCCGTTCCTGGGCGCGTGCTACGGCATCGGCACCATCGGGTCGCTGCGCGGCGGCGAGGTGGACCGCACGTACGGCGAGCCCATCGGCGCGGTCCCGGTGACCCTCACCGACGCCGGGCGCGAGGACCCGCTGTTCGGCGTACTCCCGGAGCGCTTCGACGCCTTCCTCGGGCACAAGGAGGCGGTGCGTCACCTGCCCGCCGGGGCTGTGCTGCTGGCGCGCGGGCGCGCCTGCCCGGTGCAGGGCTTCCGGCTGGGGCGCAACGTCTACGCCACGCAGTTCCACCCCGAGCTCGACGTCGAGCAGCTGGTGCTGCGAATCACCGTCTACCGCGAGCACGGCTACTTCCATCCCCACGAGTACGACGGCCTCGTCGCGGCCGCGCGGGCGGCGACGGTCAGCGAGCCGCCGCACCTGTTGTCCCGGTTCGTCGAGCTCTACGCCCGCTGAGTCCGATCTCGGGAGAGGTCAGGACCGGCGCAGGTGCTTGTGCGAGCCGTCGCACCACGGCTGGAGTGCCGAGCCGCCGCACCGGCAGATCGCCACGACCGGGCGGGTGACCGGGTGCTCGACCCCGTCGCCGTCGGTCCACACCCGGGCGCCCCGGACCAGGAGCGGCCCGTCGTCGCAGGGCTCCCAGACCACCTCGGGCTCGCGCTCGGTCACGCGGCCACCGGCTGGGTCAGGGGGCTGGTCAGGCAGCTCTCGCCGGACTTCCAGGCGCTCAGCTGACGGCGGGCGACCGCGTTGTCGAGGTGGATCCCGCCGACGACGCCGAGGGCGACGCTCGACAGCAGGCTCGGCTCGTCGGCCAGCAGCCCGCCCAGCATGTGCCGCAGCGCGACCTGCTCGTGCACCGCGTCCGCCTCGACGTGCTCGAGGAAGTACGCCCGGACGTCCTCGCCGAACCCGAGTCGGGCCGCGCCGCGGTCGTAGTCGCGGTTCGGCTGGCAGCTGGAGGACTCATACATCGCCAGGTGGCCGACGCTGGCCCCGCGCAGCGAGCGCCGGAGCCCGCACGTCGACATGAAGTTGGACGCGGCCAGCACCTCGGCCGGAACGTGGGCGACGTAGTGGCCGTAGTCGGCGCTCAGCCCGGAGCCGGTCAGGGTGTCGGCGAACAAGGTGGCGTGCTTGCGCTCGGGGCGGCCGGTGCCGTACTCGTCGTACTGGATGTCCAGCAGCGCCGACTGGGCCCGGCCGTGCAGTCGCGGGATCGCCCAGGAGTGCGGGTCGGCCTCCTTGAGCTGGTAGACCGAGCGGCAGGCGAGGAACTCGCGCCACTGCTCGATGTCGGCGGTGCGGCGGATGAAG encodes:
- a CDS encoding FAD-binding oxidoreductase; amino-acid sequence: MSLPSVAPDPAAAELAAAFRRLPADAPVRLGKRTSNLFRPRAAATTTLDTSGLSGVLAIDPVARTADVQGMCTYETLVDATLAHGLIPPVVPQLKSITLGGAVAGLGIESTSLRNGLPHESVLEMDVLTGSGEIVTCTPDGEHADLFRAFPNSYGSLGYALRLRIELEPVPPYVALRHVACADADDLTRAVEEVAATGEYDGLRVDAVDGVAFAPGDLRLTLARWTDEPGRVSDYTGQQVYYRSVQERTSDRLTIRDYLWRWDTDWFWCSAAFGAQNPTVRRLWPARWRRSDVYHRLVGLDRRYGVVDRLDARAGRPRRERVIQDVEVPADRLGDFLAWFDAEVGMRPVWLCPLRLRDTTHGERPWASYPLAAGTTYVNAGFWGTVPVGPEAPDAPVNRAIEAKVDELGGHKSLYSEAFYDVETFDALYDGPNLAAVRERYDPGGRLTALYDKVVRGR
- a CDS encoding glutamine amidotransferase gives rise to the protein MKPFLFLGTRAEDDAADGEYDAVLRFSGLAEGDLRRIRLERDALHDVELDGLSGIILGGGPFNISDAEASKSPVQLRVEADLRALAERVLDSDFPFLGACYGIGTIGSLRGGEVDRTYGEPIGAVPVTLTDAGREDPLFGVLPERFDAFLGHKEAVRHLPAGAVLLARGRACPVQGFRLGRNVYATQFHPELDVEQLVLRITVYREHGYFHPHEYDGLVAAARAATVSEPPHLLSRFVELYAR
- a CDS encoding CDGSH iron-sulfur domain-containing protein yields the protein MTEREPEVVWEPCDDGPLLVRGARVWTDGDGVEHPVTRPVVAICRCGGSALQPWCDGSHKHLRRS
- a CDS encoding iron-containing redox enzyme family protein; the encoded protein is MNHSFTPALPPSRGPLSGLLVDALRRRPDQLSASDADLLVALAGASGELTAPEAVEDVQLALWVLFELHYRGFAGVDADWEWDPRLLSARRHLEDSLLESLRRRLAQPIERFQRRLVREGPAAAVDDAFEQQPGPALARFIRRTADIEQWREFLACRSVYQLKEADPHSWAIPRLHGRAQSALLDIQYDEYGTGRPERKHATLFADTLTGSGLSADYGHYVAHVPAEVLAASNFMSTCGLRRSLRGASVGHLAMYESSSCQPNRDYDRGAARLGFGEDVRAYFLEHVEADAVHEQVALRHMLGGLLADEPSLLSSVALGVVGGIHLDNAVARRQLSAWKSGESCLTSPLTQPVAA